In Calothrix sp. PCC 7507, one DNA window encodes the following:
- the leuS gene encoding leucine--tRNA ligase: MDFRYNPATIEEKWQKTWAELGLDQTPTDNDKPKFYALSMFPYPSGSLHMGHVRNYTITDVIARLKRMQGYRVLHPMGWDAFGLPAENAAIDRGVPPAKWTYQNIAQMRQQLQRLGLSIDWDCEVATCSPDYYKWTQWIFLQFLQAGLAYQKEAAVNWDPIDQTVLANEQVDNEGRSWRSGAIVERKLLRQWFLKITDYAEELLNDLDKLTGWPERVKLMQANWIGKSTGAYLEFPIVGIDEKVSVYTTRPDTVYGVSYLVLAPEHPLTKRVTTKEQQGIVDVFSKEVANQTELERTAEDKPKRGVPTGGKAINPFNGEEVPIWIADYVLYEYGTGAVMGVPAHDVRDFKFANKYNLPIEFVIVPPEAVADEDFRQEDPPLIMISYDSAYTEPGILINSGQFSGVASGEAKQTIVAYAEQQGFGKARVQYRLRDWLISRQRYWGAPIPVIHCPNCGIVPVPDQDLPVQLPEEVEFTGRGGSPLTQLENWVNVPCPNCGTPAQRETDTMDTFIDSSWYFLRFPDAKNGQQIFDAAKTNDWMPVDQYVGGIEHAILHLLYSRFFTKVLRDRGLLNFDEPFQRLLTQGMVQGLTYLNPNKGGKDKWIPSHLVNSGEPRDPQTGEPLQRLYATMSKSKGNGVAPEDVIGKYGVDTARMFILFKAPPEKDLEWDEADVEGQFRFLNRVWRLVTDYVAAGVSRKQAQLADLTKPEKELRRAIHIAIQAVTEDVQDEYQFNTAISELMKLSNALTDTSSKNSPIYAEGIRTLVVLLAPFAPHISDELWHLLGNTSSIHTQTWPSFDPTALVADEITLVIQIMGKTRGAIQVPSQADKAELEKYARESEIAQRYIEGKEIKKVIVVPGKLVNFVIS, from the coding sequence GTGGATTTCCGATACAACCCCGCAACAATTGAGGAAAAATGGCAAAAAACATGGGCAGAACTTGGCTTAGATCAAACACCCACAGATAACGACAAGCCAAAATTCTACGCTTTGTCCATGTTCCCTTACCCATCGGGCAGCCTCCACATGGGTCACGTCCGTAATTATACAATTACTGATGTGATTGCTCGCCTCAAGCGGATGCAAGGGTATCGGGTATTGCACCCAATGGGTTGGGATGCCTTTGGTTTGCCTGCAGAAAACGCCGCTATTGACCGTGGTGTCCCCCCTGCTAAGTGGACTTATCAAAATATTGCCCAGATGCGGCAGCAATTGCAGCGGCTGGGTTTATCCATCGACTGGGATTGTGAAGTTGCCACCTGTTCACCAGATTATTACAAGTGGACACAATGGATTTTCTTGCAGTTTTTGCAAGCAGGGTTAGCTTATCAAAAAGAAGCAGCAGTTAACTGGGACCCCATTGACCAAACTGTACTGGCTAACGAGCAAGTTGATAATGAAGGGCGTTCGTGGCGCAGTGGCGCTATAGTTGAGCGTAAATTATTACGGCAGTGGTTTTTGAAGATTACCGACTACGCTGAAGAATTGCTGAATGACTTGGATAAGCTGACTGGTTGGCCGGAACGCGTCAAGTTGATGCAGGCTAACTGGATAGGGAAATCCACAGGAGCTTACTTAGAATTCCCCATTGTGGGGATAGATGAAAAAGTTAGCGTCTACACGACACGTCCAGATACCGTGTATGGTGTCAGCTATTTGGTATTAGCGCCAGAACATCCCTTAACCAAGCGCGTCACCACTAAAGAACAGCAAGGAATAGTAGACGTTTTTAGTAAAGAAGTTGCCAATCAAACCGAGTTAGAACGGACTGCGGAAGACAAACCAAAGCGGGGCGTGCCAACTGGCGGTAAGGCAATCAACCCTTTTAATGGGGAAGAAGTACCAATCTGGATTGCTGACTATGTCCTGTATGAGTATGGTACTGGGGCAGTTATGGGCGTACCTGCCCACGATGTCCGGGATTTTAAGTTTGCCAATAAATATAACTTGCCCATTGAATTTGTCATCGTGCCTCCAGAAGCGGTTGCAGATGAAGATTTCCGGCAAGAAGATCCGCCTTTAATCATGATTTCTTATGACAGTGCCTATACTGAACCAGGAATTCTCATTAATTCCGGACAATTTAGTGGTGTCGCATCTGGGGAAGCCAAGCAAACAATAGTTGCATACGCCGAACAACAAGGTTTTGGCAAAGCACGGGTGCAATATCGCCTGCGGGATTGGTTAATTTCGCGCCAGCGGTACTGGGGCGCGCCTATCCCAGTGATTCACTGTCCCAACTGTGGGATAGTGCCAGTTCCTGATCAGGATTTGCCTGTGCAGTTACCGGAAGAAGTGGAATTTACGGGACGCGGCGGTTCACCTTTGACGCAGTTAGAAAACTGGGTGAATGTCCCTTGTCCGAATTGCGGCACTCCTGCCCAGCGGGAAACCGACACGATGGATACTTTTATTGATTCCTCGTGGTATTTCTTGCGGTTTCCCGACGCTAAGAACGGACAACAGATTTTTGATGCAGCCAAGACTAATGACTGGATGCCGGTTGATCAATATGTAGGTGGGATTGAACACGCGATTTTACATTTATTGTATTCGCGGTTCTTTACTAAGGTACTACGCGATCGCGGTTTATTGAACTTTGACGAACCTTTCCAACGGTTGTTAACTCAAGGTATGGTACAGGGTTTAACTTACTTAAACCCCAACAAGGGTGGTAAAGATAAGTGGATTCCCTCCCATCTGGTTAATTCAGGCGAGCCTCGTGATCCCCAAACAGGTGAACCACTGCAACGCCTCTATGCCACCATGTCGAAGTCAAAGGGTAATGGTGTCGCACCAGAAGATGTCATCGGTAAATACGGTGTAGACACAGCACGGATGTTCATCTTGTTCAAAGCACCGCCAGAAAAAGACCTGGAATGGGACGAAGCGGATGTTGAAGGACAATTCCGCTTCTTAAATCGCGTGTGGCGCTTGGTGACAGATTATGTGGCTGCTGGGGTATCCCGTAAGCAAGCCCAACTCGCCGATTTAACTAAACCAGAAAAAGAATTACGACGGGCGATTCATATTGCCATCCAAGCAGTTACCGAAGATGTGCAAGATGAATATCAATTCAACACTGCTATTTCGGAATTGATGAAGTTGAGTAACGCCCTGACTGATACCAGCAGCAAGAACTCACCAATTTATGCTGAAGGGATTCGGACTTTGGTAGTTTTGCTAGCCCCCTTTGCACCACACATCTCTGATGAATTGTGGCATTTATTAGGTAATACTAGTTCTATCCACACCCAAACCTGGCCGTCTTTTGACCCTACTGCCTTGGTAGCTGATGAAATCACATTGGTGATTCAAATTATGGGCAAAACTCGCGGTGCAATTCAAGTGCCATCGCAAGCAGATAAAGCCGAGTTGGAAAAATACGCTCGTGAATCAGAAATCGCCCAGCGTTACATTGAGGGTAAAGAGATTAAAAAGGTGATTGTGGTGCCTGGGAAGTTGGTGAATTTCGTCATTAGCTAA
- a CDS encoding anti-sigma factor, protein MTTDSQFSDRFPSQRPQDLPDEMAMHTNESTGAMDMVKRDRFELLSAYLDGEVTAAERKQIEAWLTNDASVQCLYARLLKLRQGLQTLPVPTEQPIETTVQQVLSRLHRRTQLAWVLGGAAVAACVIGSVTGIIPSGNSGTLQLAQQRLEPRQTTPETPAIPVSPLMVALNNPVIEIPKAAVASPEKPVNEEKPEQGKIPQDIN, encoded by the coding sequence ATGACTACTGATTCTCAGTTCTCCGACCGTTTCCCCTCGCAACGTCCTCAAGATTTGCCAGATGAAATGGCTATGCATACCAATGAATCGACGGGTGCTATGGATATGGTGAAGCGCGATCGCTTCGAGTTATTAAGTGCTTACCTCGATGGTGAGGTGACAGCTGCCGAACGCAAGCAAATAGAAGCATGGCTAACCAATGATGCCTCTGTTCAATGCTTGTATGCTCGACTGTTAAAACTAAGGCAGGGTTTGCAAACACTGCCAGTACCGACAGAACAGCCCATCGAGACAACAGTCCAACAGGTATTATCACGGTTGCATCGCCGTACCCAACTAGCTTGGGTATTGGGAGGTGCAGCAGTTGCAGCTTGTGTCATCGGCTCAGTCACAGGAATTATCCCCAGTGGTAATTCTGGGACACTGCAACTGGCACAACAACGATTAGAACCAAGGCAAACAACGCCAGAAACACCAGCCATCCCAGTTTCACCGCTGATGGTGGCTTTAAATAACCCAGTAATTGAAATTCCTAAAGCAGCAGTAGCTTCTCCGGAAAAGCCAGTCAACGAGGAAAAACCCGAACAGGGCAAGATTCCCCAGGATATCAACTAA
- a CDS encoding gamma-glutamylcyclotransferase: MSELIVQFSGLVSVFVYGTLKPGEANYQKYCADKVVDAQRATAQGQLFALPMGYPAMTLGYDQVHGYLLSFADLGVLHDLDDLEDYQPARQVSENLYNRQQIEVFNLQKISLAWAWVYLMTPDRVSKIGGVRQPDGWWSGCGLTVSS, from the coding sequence ATGTCTGAATTAATAGTTCAATTTTCTGGTTTGGTAAGCGTCTTTGTCTACGGCACCCTCAAACCAGGTGAAGCTAATTATCAAAAATATTGTGCTGACAAGGTAGTCGATGCCCAAAGAGCCACTGCACAGGGTCAACTGTTTGCTTTGCCAATGGGCTATCCAGCTATGACACTGGGGTATGACCAAGTCCACGGATATTTACTCTCTTTTGCCGACTTAGGGGTTTTGCATGATCTAGATGACTTGGAAGATTACCAGCCTGCTAGACAGGTATCAGAAAATCTCTATAATCGACAGCAAATCGAGGTGTTTAACCTCCAAAAAATATCCTTGGCTTGGGCTTGGGTTTACTTGATGACTCCGGACAGAGTTAGTAAAATAGGTGGTGTCCGCCAACCTGATGGTTGGTGGAGCGGCTGCGGTTTAACAGTTAGCAGTTAA
- a CDS encoding sigma-70 family RNA polymerase sigma factor, producing MSQSITVSWSTVDARCPEASVQVDKLSNHDLILRCQTGLRPDRAAFAELLRRYQTQVDRVLYHLAPDWADRADLAQEVWIRVYRNINRLQEPSKFRGWLSRIATNLFYDELRKRKRVVSPLSLDAPRSVEDGEMDWEIAGDTPGPEEELTTREFYEQLREAIADLPEVFRTTIVLREIEGMAYEEIAEITGVSLGTVKSRIARARSRLQAQLQNYLDA from the coding sequence TACTGTATCCTGGTCAACGGTTGATGCGAGGTGCCCAGAAGCATCGGTGCAAGTTGACAAACTCTCCAATCACGATCTGATTTTGCGCTGTCAAACAGGACTGCGCCCCGATCGGGCTGCGTTTGCAGAGCTACTGCGCCGCTATCAAACACAAGTTGATAGGGTTTTATATCACCTGGCACCAGATTGGGCTGACAGAGCTGATTTGGCTCAAGAAGTTTGGATTCGAGTGTATCGGAACATCAACCGATTACAAGAGCCATCTAAGTTTCGGGGCTGGTTAAGCCGCATTGCGACTAACTTGTTTTACGATGAGTTGCGGAAACGCAAGCGGGTTGTTAGTCCTTTATCACTAGATGCTCCCCGTTCGGTGGAAGACGGTGAGATGGATTGGGAAATCGCCGGAGATACACCAGGGCCGGAAGAGGAACTGACAACTAGAGAATTTTACGAGCAATTGCGAGAAGCGATCGCCGATTTACCAGAAGTATTCCGGACTACAATTGTTCTTCGAGAAATTGAAGGTATGGCATACGAAGAAATTGCCGAAATCACCGGTGTTTCGTTGGGAACAGTGAAGTCAAGAATAGCCAGAGCTAGATCCCGATTGCAAGCCCAGTTGCAAAATTATCTAGATGCCTAA